TTTTGGTTCGTTTGGAATTGTTTGTTCAGAAAATTTTATCAGACAGAAAACTGCGTAATTCAGCATGTCAAAATAATTGGCATCCAAACCTTCAGAAACCAAAGTTTTTCCCTGATTGTCTTCAATTTGTTTGGTTCTCAATACTTTTTGGTAAATTAGGTCGGTGATGGAAGAAATTCTCATATCTCTCCAAGCTTCGCCGTAATCATGATTTTTCTTTTCCATTAAAGCTTGCGCTTCAGCAGCATATTTGTCGTAAAGATTTAAAATTTCTTCAGGATTTTCATTAAAATCATTCGAAAGACCTTTTTCCAGCTGAATTAATCCGATAATTGAATAATTAACGATAGCAATAAATTCTCCTTCTTCGCTTTCGTCAATCATCTTTACATCAGTCATCTGTAACGTGCGGATTCTGTTGACTTTAATATAAATCTGATCCGTAATTGAGCTTGGGCGTAAAACTCTCCACGCTGCGCCATAATCGTGCATTTTTTTACTGAAAAGATCACGACACTCATTGATGATTTTACCGAACTGTACTGAAGTTTTTGACATAAATTTTCTTAATCTTTCAAAGATACAAATTAGGTTTTAGGTAAGAGGAATCAGGGCGCAGTTTTTTGGCTATAACTTGGAAGTAACAAGCCAGAAGTAGTATTTTTGTGATATGGAAAATCATTCATCATTCATCAATAATCATTCATTAAATTGCAACGGAAGGTTAGTCGATTTAAGTTCGCCAAAAATCATGGGAATTCTAAATCTTACACCCGATTCTTTTTCTGACGGTGGAAAATTTAATAATGAAAAATCGTCATTGCAACACGCTGAAAAAATATTGAAAGATGGAGGGGAAATTATTGATATTGGTCCGCAGTCTACAAGACCGAATGCTGAATTTCTGAGTATTGATGAGGAGATCAGAAGAATCGGAACTGTAATTTCAGATATCAAAAAAGAGTTTCCCGAAGCATTAATTTCTCTGGATACTTTTTATGCTGAAACTGTAAAATTTGGTTTTAATGAAGGAATTGATCTGGTGAATGATATTTCAGGCGGACAGTTTGATGAAAAAATGTTTGATGTCATTGCTGAAACAAGACTTCCTTATATTTTAATGCACGTTAATCCTTCTTATGAAACGATGCACAATAAAGTGAATTTTAAGGATATTACTTTGAATGTCAATCAGTATTTTACAAAAAAAACAAACGAATTATTACAAAAAGGAGTTAAAGACATTATTTTGGATCCCGGTTTCGGTTTCGGAAAAACGGTTGAAGATCAGATGAAAATGATCAATGAAGTCGAGTTCTTAGGTTTTGGGAAATATCCTTTATTAATAGGGATTTCAAGAAAATCTTTTATTTATAAACCTTTAGGGAAATCACCTTTAGAAATCAACGAAGAAACTCAAAAGTTGCATTTAAAAGTTTTAGAACAAGGAGCAAAAATTCTTCGGGTTCATGATGTTGCGGAAGCAAAGAACTGTGTTTTAGAGTGGGAGAGTGGTCGTGTTTGAGAGTAGGAGTGTGGGAGAATTTTAGGGTTTGAGAAATGTAACACTAATTATAAGTTGACTTTCACACTAAAACTCTCCAATACTAAAACCCTCAAACCTACTTTATGGTTGATAGTTTATCAGAGAACTGCTTAGAAAATTCCTTACGGTCTTCTTCCAGTTTTTCAGGATTTGAAGGAAGAATATAATTGAAAAGTATTTTTTCTTCATTATCTAAAAAAATGATTTCTTTTTCTTCACCATCAATCATTTGAGCAAAAACAGACCACATTGAAGTATCTTTTAGTTTTAATAATTCAAAAAACTGTTCTGCTTTTATTTCTATTTTTTTCATTTTATATTAATTCTTAAAACTGTCGTTTATTATTTTCCCTGCTTTAATTTAGCCACAAAGTTATACAACATTTTTCAATTTTTAAAGTGGATAGAGGGATTTGAGTTACATTTAGAAATACAAAACTTAGATTAAAATTCAAGAAGCTTTAATTTAAACTGTATTGCAAAATTTTGTTTAAAATTGGTTGTTGTGTAGTAACCAACCCTGTAAAATAATCCAAGGTTGAAGTATGAAGATAAAAAATTATTCCATTCTAAACCAACTTCCTGATACAAATGATCCAGCTTTTCGAATCTGTAATCATGATATTCGGGATGTTTCATATCTCCAATTGTTCCACGAAGCACAAAATCAAAACTCGTCACATTCTGACCAATACTTTTAAAGTAAAAAGGTAATTTATGCGTGAAATAATAAGCAATAAACTTATCGTTGTAATATTTTCCGCCTTCCAAAGTGGCAAAACCGAGATAAGAAGTAAGGTTAAAATTAATATCACGACTTGGAGAGGCCAGTCCGTTTGTTGTGAAATTTTTCCAAATAGGTGCTTCACCCAAAAGAAAACCTCCGTATAAACGAACGCCTGTGTTTCCCAGTCTTGTTTTGAAATTGTGCACAAACAAAGCATCAAAACGGGTGTAATTAAAATCTCCGCCAAAAACTTTCACACTTTGCTCGTAATTAAAATAAAGCTCGGGATATTTCTGATCGATCAGTGATTTTCCCTGCGGAGTCATGATGTTTGTTGAATTTGGGGAATATTTTAAAGTCACCAAAGTATTGAAGTTTTCAAAAGAACCACCTTTTCCGCGGAAATTATAATCAAATAGAGCTTCCTCAGAATTTCTTCTTGTAGCAAAAGCGAGCGTTAAACCGTTGGTAACGTCATTTAAATAAGACAAAGAAGCGCCCTTATAACGGTAATATTTATCGTTGTTGATGTTATTTCCATAATTCATCATACGCATTCTGAACGTCCAAAGTCGGCGATAAAATTCACCTGAAGAATTTACATCGTCATAATATTCCACTCGGAAATAAGAGTTTTTTTCGAGCGTGGTTTTCATATCAATTCCAATTCCATATTTGAATTTATCGTCACGTAAACCATAGGCAAAATAATAATCGGGCGAAAAATAAGGGTCGAAATTTTCATTAAGTTTTCCTTTTAAACCCAATCTGAAGCCTTCATACAAGTTATAATTGACAATTTCACCAATATCAAAATCAAAACTTCCCACACGAACCTGCCCGTTAATCAAACCTGTTAAAATTCTTGCTGTTCTGTCAATCTTATAGACTTTTCCTAAACTGTCAATGGTTTTGTAGGTATGACTTTCTCTAAGAGATAAAGGTTCTGGACGATAAAGATGAAGCGTGTTTCCGCTTGTATTTTTTACCGAAAAAGTATAGCCTTTAAAATCTTTCGGATCTTCTTCAATAGGAGAGATGTAATTGAAATATTTTGAGTTAAGATAAGCGTACGTTCCGAAACTTTTCTTTTTTTCTTTCTCTTTTTCAGGATTTTCACTGTCCTGTCCCATCATCATTCGGCTCATACGTAGTTTTACACGTTCTTCAGATAAAAACCATTTGTTGTTGAAATAAATCCAGATGCTCGTAATATTTCCTTCGTTTTTCTCTTTGCTTACGCTTTCGATTTTTTTGATGCCGTACGTTTCAGTATCAATATAAATAGTTCCGCTGAATTTTCTTTTTTTTACCGGTTTTTTATAATTGGCTTCACGAAAACGGATTACATAATTTTGTCTACCATCAATTTCTACGCTGT
Above is a window of Chryseobacterium scophthalmum DNA encoding:
- a CDS encoding DUF1599 domain-containing protein, yielding MSKTSVQFGKIINECRDLFSKKMHDYGAAWRVLRPSSITDQIYIKVNRIRTLQMTDVKMIDESEEGEFIAIVNYSIIGLIQLEKGLSNDFNENPEEILNLYDKYAAEAQALMEKKNHDYGEAWRDMRISSITDLIYQKVLRTKQIEDNQGKTLVSEGLDANYFDMLNYAVFCLIKFSEQTIPNEPKN
- the folP gene encoding dihydropteroate synthase, encoding MENHSSFINNHSLNCNGRLVDLSSPKIMGILNLTPDSFSDGGKFNNEKSSLQHAEKILKDGGEIIDIGPQSTRPNAEFLSIDEEIRRIGTVISDIKKEFPEALISLDTFYAETVKFGFNEGIDLVNDISGGQFDEKMFDVIAETRLPYILMHVNPSYETMHNKVNFKDITLNVNQYFTKKTNELLQKGVKDIILDPGFGFGKTVEDQMKMINEVEFLGFGKYPLLIGISRKSFIYKPLGKSPLEINEETQKLHLKVLEQGAKILRVHDVAEAKNCVLEWESGRV